A portion of the Lolium rigidum isolate FL_2022 chromosome 1, APGP_CSIRO_Lrig_0.1, whole genome shotgun sequence genome contains these proteins:
- the LOC124648510 gene encoding phosphoenolpyruvate carboxylase 1-like: protein MISLHSAPRFTVLIKLEPGWRRRLALPQYAVLRRPATRSVRAAAVAESVGAELRRLARDVVAGDDDDRLLNYETLLVDRFLDILQELHGINFRRVAEECLRVSGEYQRDGGDQAARLAQLGALFTSLDVGDAITLTSSFSHMLNLANLAEEVQMVRQKKMEASCRGSFADEGSAPTESDIDETIQRLVHGLGKMPREVFDALRTQTTDLVFTAHPTQSVRRSLLEKHAR from the exons ATGATATCCCTCCACTCCGCCCCGCGGTTCACGGTCTTGATAAAGCTCGAGcccggctggaggcggcggctcGCGCTGCCGCAGTACGCCGTCCTacggcggccggcgacgaggagcgtccgcgcggcggcggtggccgagtCCGTCGGCGCCGAGCTCCGCCGGCTCGCGCGCGACGTAgtggccggcgacgacgatgaccGGCTGCTCAACTACGAGACCCTCCTCGTCGACCGCTTCCTGGACATCCTGCAGGAGCTGCACGGCATCAACTTCAGACGAGTG GCTGAGGAGTGCCTGAGGGTGTCCGGGGAGTACCAGCGCGACGGGGGCGACCAGGCGGCGAGGCTGGCCCAGCTGGGGGCGCTCTTCACCAGCCTCGACGTCGGCGACGCCATCACGCTCACCAGCTCCTTCTCCCACATGCTCAACCTGGCCAACCTCGCCGAGGAGGTCCAGATGGTGCGCCAGAAGAAGATGGAGGCCAGCTGCCGCGGCAGCTTCGCCGATGAGGGCTCCGCGCCCACCGAGTCCGACATCGACGAGACCATCCAGCGGCTCGTGCACGGGCTCGGCAAGATGCCCCGGGAGGTGTTCGACGCGCTCAGGACACAGACCACCGACCTCGTCTTCACCGCGCACCCCACACAGTCCGTCAGGAGGTCGCTTCTCGAGAAGCACGCCAGGTAA